One Bdellovibrionales bacterium genomic region harbors:
- the cysK gene encoding cysteine synthase A, whose translation MKIYSDITKTIGRTPLVQMQRLGKDLPGKLLLKLEFFNPLGSVKDRIGMNIIETAERAGKLKPGMDVIEPTSGNTGIALAFICAARGYNLTLTMPETMSQERRTLLLLLGAKIVLTPGPLGMKGAIAKALELVDKNKNAFMPSQFENPANPEIHRETTALEIWNDTDGKVDIVVSGVGTGGTITGVGQVLKAKKPAVKMIAVEPTESPVLSGGKPGPHKIQGLAAGFVPKNFDRNVVDSVETISSEDAMKMAREVIKKEGIPVGISSGAAIAVGLRVAAREENRGKNIVVIVPSYTERYLSTLLAEQERNEAQALPVATVLDEYLAKVT comes from the coding sequence ATGAAAATATACTCAGATATTACAAAAACAATCGGCAGAACCCCCCTCGTACAAATGCAACGCCTCGGAAAAGATCTTCCGGGAAAGTTGTTACTGAAGCTTGAATTTTTTAATCCGCTGGGCTCCGTGAAGGATCGCATCGGCATGAATATTATTGAAACTGCGGAACGAGCGGGAAAATTAAAACCGGGCATGGATGTCATTGAGCCGACAAGCGGCAATACCGGCATTGCGCTGGCGTTTATCTGTGCGGCTCGCGGTTACAATCTGACTCTGACAATGCCAGAGACAATGTCGCAAGAGCGTAGAACTTTGTTGCTGCTTTTAGGCGCGAAGATCGTATTGACTCCGGGCCCGCTGGGAATGAAGGGGGCCATTGCTAAGGCGCTCGAGCTCGTTGATAAGAATAAAAATGCATTCATGCCAAGTCAGTTTGAGAACCCGGCAAATCCTGAAATTCACCGTGAAACAACGGCCCTTGAAATTTGGAACGACACCGACGGAAAAGTCGATATCGTCGTCTCAGGTGTTGGGACGGGGGGAACGATCACGGGTGTCGGTCAAGTGCTGAAGGCTAAGAAGCCTGCAGTGAAAATGATCGCAGTTGAGCCGACTGAGAGCCCTGTGCTTTCTGGTGGCAAGCCAGGGCCACACAAAATACAAGGTCTCGCGGCGGGTTTTGTGCCGAAGAATTTCGACAGAAATGTTGTCGACAGTGTTGAAACGATCTCTTCAGAAGACGCGATGAAAATGGCGCGGGAAGTGATTAAAAAAGAAGGCATTCCTGTGGGGATTAGCTCGGGGGCAGCAATCGCTGTAGGACTTCGAGTCGCAGCCAGAGAAGAAAACCGCGGTAAGAACATCGTAGTGATTGTGCCAAGCTATACGGAGCGCTATTTGTCGACCTTGTTGGCGGAACAAGAGCGCAATGAAGCCCAGGCACTTCCAGTGGCCACTGTTTTGGATGAGTACCTTGCCAAAGTCACCTAA